The Porites lutea chromosome 11, jaPorLute2.1, whole genome shotgun sequence genome includes a region encoding these proteins:
- the LOC140951695 gene encoding malate dehydrogenase, mitochondrial-like encodes MFSRSAFCLRGASKALRNFSVASQHQQKVAVLGAAGGIGQPMSLLMKESPAISHLALYDIVNTPGVVADISHICTPAKVTSHQGPDDLKGALEGCAAVVIPAGVPRKPGMTRDDLFNTNASIVQTLTEACAQFCPKAIICIISNPVNSTVPIACEVYKKAGVFDPARILGVTTLDVVRAHTFVAETKGLNVEDVKVPVIGGHSGITILPLLSQTSPSVSFTDEEVDKLTDRIQNAGTEVVNAKAGSGSATLSMAYAGTKFVNSVLDALNGKQGVTECAFVQSDVCGTGYFAQPVELGPNGVKNALGYGKLSAYEEKKLEELIPELKKNIKKGEEFVLGK; translated from the exons ATGTTTTCGAGGTCAGCATTCTGTTTAAGGGGAGCTAGCAAGGCACTAAGAAACTTTTCGGTGGCTTCCCAG CACCAACAGAAAGTTGCTGTTCTTGGTGCTGCTGGGGGAATTGGTCAGCCTATGTCATTGTTAATGAAGGAGTCACCAGCCATCAGCCATTTGGCCTTGTACGATATCGTCAACACCCCAG GTGTTGTAGCTGACATTAGCCACATCTGCACACCTGCTAAA GTAACAAGCCACCAAGGACCTGATGATTTGAAAGGGGCTCTAGAAGGCTGTGCTGCTGTTGTTATACCTGCTGGTGTTCCAAGAAAGCcag GAATGACGCGGGATGATCTGTTTAATACAAACGCCTCTATTGTACAGACCCTCACTGAAGCTTGTGCACA gttttGCCCAAAAGCCATAATTTGTATCATTTCTAATCCT GTTAATTCTACTGTTCCAATTGCCTGTGAAGTATATAAGAAAGCAGGAGTTTTTGATCCAGCCAG AATTCTTGGTGTCACCACTTTGGATGTTGTCAGGGCACACACATTTGTTGCAGAAACTAAG GGGCTTAACGTGGAAGATGTTAAAGTACCTGTTATCGGTGGTCATTCTGGTATCACAATTCTGCCTCTTTTATCCCAG acATCTCCTAGTGTGTCATTTACTGATGAGGAAGTTGACAAGCTCACTGACAGAATCCAGAATGCTGGGACGGAAGTAGTGAATGCCAAAGCAGGATCT GGATCTGCAACACTCTCAATGGCATATGCTGGGACAAAGTTTGTTAACTCT GTCCTTGATGCTTTGAATGGCAAGCAAGGAGTTACTGAGTGTGCATTTGTCCAGTCAGATGTCTGTGGCACTGGTTACTTTGCACAACCTGTAGAGCTTGGG CCAAATGGTGTAAAGAATGCCCTCGGTTATGGAAAACTTTCTGCCTATGAAGAAAAAAAGCTGGAAGAG TTGATACCTGAGCTGAAGAAGAACATCAAGAAGGGTGAAGAGTTTGTTTTAGGAAAGTGA
- the LOC140951798 gene encoding serine/threonine/tyrosine-interacting-like protein 1 isoform X2 — MSSAGIILCECTEVYNVLNQAGQYPRLSDPNYLLLLDTRENHDYSESHVITAKFAPRNDIGAFTVPNDAELETKEHVVIYDSSTSSLKDKSGYEEFSALYPFLRTQKIIYMPRELDVISTYPLEIIPGFLFVATFQLSQDRRIIKDLKVKANVIVGKENDTVFAPESTTLGREDKRVKQILRVPIDDNGEEDLFSHLSDIVNFIDDHQTKDGRTLLLSSSLGISRSLTVAIAYYMWNKKVSLKDAYNHLKKCRENMQPTRGFIEQLSRWEEKMFGSLVTDISEPEY, encoded by the exons ATGTCTTCAGCTGGAATTATTTTATGTGAATGCACAGAGGTTTATAACGTTCTAAATCAG GCTGGCCAGTACCCAAGGCTGAGTGATCCTAATTATCTCCTCCTTTTAG ATACAAGAGAAAACCATGACTACAGTGAAAGCCATGTAATAACCGCAAAATTTGCTCCAAGG aaTGACATTGGTGCTTTTACGGTTCCAAATGATGCTGAGCTGGAAACAAAGGAACATGTTGTTATTTATGACAGTAGCACAAGTTCACTGAAGGACAAAA GTGGATATGAGGAATTTTCAGCACTGTACCCATTTCTTCGCACACAAAAGATCATCTACATGCCAAGG GAGTTGGATGTGATCAGTACTTATCCACTGGAGATCATTCCTGGTTTCCTTTTTGTGGCAACATTTCAACTATCCCAAGACAGAAGAATTATCAAGGACCTTAAAGTCAAGGCAAATGTTATTGTTGGAAAAGAGAATGACACCGT GTTTGCTCCAGAAAGCACAACACTTGGTCGAGAGGACAAAAGAGTCAAGCAGATTCTAAGAGTACCAATTGATGATAATGGTGAAGAGGATCTCTTTTCACACCTGTCAGACATTGTTAATTTTATAG atgATCACCAAACAAAAGATGGCCGAACACTTCTTCTGAGTTCTTCACTGGGAATAAGTCGCAGTTTGACTGTTGCCATAGCTTATTACATGTGGAATAAAAAAGTTTCGTTGAAG gATGCCTACAACCACTTGAAAAAATGCCGAGAAAACATGCAGCCAACAAGAGGATTCATCGAACAGTTGTCGCGCTGGGAAGAAAAGATGTTCGGGTCACTTGTTACCGACATTAGTGAACCAGAATACTGA
- the LOC140951798 gene encoding serine/threonine/tyrosine-interacting-like protein 1 isoform X1, with amino-acid sequence MSSAGIILCECTEVYNVLNQAGQYPRLSDPNYLLLLDTRENHDYSESHVITAKFAPRNDIGAFTVPNDAELETKEHVVIYDSSTSSLKDKNSPALSCAKLMWDMGSKNSVKVIKGGYEEFSALYPFLRTQKIIYMPRELDVISTYPLEIIPGFLFVATFQLSQDRRIIKDLKVKANVIVGKENDTVFAPESTTLGREDKRVKQILRVPIDDNGEEDLFSHLSDIVNFIDDHQTKDGRTLLLSSSLGISRSLTVAIAYYMWNKKVSLKDAYNHLKKCRENMQPTRGFIEQLSRWEEKMFGSLVTDISEPEY; translated from the exons ATGTCTTCAGCTGGAATTATTTTATGTGAATGCACAGAGGTTTATAACGTTCTAAATCAG GCTGGCCAGTACCCAAGGCTGAGTGATCCTAATTATCTCCTCCTTTTAG ATACAAGAGAAAACCATGACTACAGTGAAAGCCATGTAATAACCGCAAAATTTGCTCCAAGG aaTGACATTGGTGCTTTTACGGTTCCAAATGATGCTGAGCTGGAAACAAAGGAACATGTTGTTATTTATGACAGTAGCACAAGTTCACTGAAGGACAAAA ATAGCCCTGCTCTTTCATGTGCCAAGCTCATGTGGGATATGGGAAGCAAAAATTCTGTAAAAGTTATCAAAG GTGGATATGAGGAATTTTCAGCACTGTACCCATTTCTTCGCACACAAAAGATCATCTACATGCCAAGG GAGTTGGATGTGATCAGTACTTATCCACTGGAGATCATTCCTGGTTTCCTTTTTGTGGCAACATTTCAACTATCCCAAGACAGAAGAATTATCAAGGACCTTAAAGTCAAGGCAAATGTTATTGTTGGAAAAGAGAATGACACCGT GTTTGCTCCAGAAAGCACAACACTTGGTCGAGAGGACAAAAGAGTCAAGCAGATTCTAAGAGTACCAATTGATGATAATGGTGAAGAGGATCTCTTTTCACACCTGTCAGACATTGTTAATTTTATAG atgATCACCAAACAAAAGATGGCCGAACACTTCTTCTGAGTTCTTCACTGGGAATAAGTCGCAGTTTGACTGTTGCCATAGCTTATTACATGTGGAATAAAAAAGTTTCGTTGAAG gATGCCTACAACCACTTGAAAAAATGCCGAGAAAACATGCAGCCAACAAGAGGATTCATCGAACAGTTGTCGCGCTGGGAAGAAAAGATGTTCGGGTCACTTGTTACCGACATTAGTGAACCAGAATACTGA
- the LOC140952350 gene encoding uncharacterized protein isoform X1: MKCCCLKGKANEQTNSAKEKFTPLRDMSTRKSSSPEFEMRLLHRLEGHGGAVRYCTVDPGGKILATCSTDGKINLWSIATGENIRTLKDGHSAEVTACSFCSFGSILASSSRDKKVILWNYQTGKRASRLELHSDAVLFCAFSKDGKFLASASRDKTARLYKIRSEVGEFVPGADVKQLSGHTAAVNVVKFSLDGAIALTGSDDRTIRAWRKENDWACVCTLTDFYGPVKRIIFSPVKDPVFVTLAGYRATLWTMHGNNFTPNCSVDVRGSDKQIKDITFIPDGRYVVGVAVDGTVNIWDSAVEEKGACTTWKCLSHNLSQVGTKEGGRANKHEGAIEQTCCIFARRHFISADSSGLTHIWEIV, encoded by the exons ATGAAGTGTTGCTGCCTAAAAGGAAAAGCTAACGAACAAACAAATTCAGCAA AAGAAAAATTTACACCCTTAAGAGATATGTCTACCAGGAAAAGCAGTTCTCCTGAGTTTGAAATGCGATTGCTTCATCGCCTCGAAGGACACGGCGGAGCAGTCAGGTATTGTACAGTTGATCCAGGAGGGAAAATTCTTGCTACATGTTCAACCGACGGAAAAATCAATCTTTGGTCGATAGCGACAGGAGAAAATATAAGAACTCTGAAAGACGGGCATTCTGCTGAAGTGACAGCTTGTTCCTTCTGTTCGTTCGGATCGATTTTAGCATCATCTTCCCGCGATAAGAAAGTCATCTTGTGGAACTACCAAACTGGAAAACGAGCTTCTCGTTTAG AGCTCCATTCCGATGCCGTCCTTTTCTGCGCTTTCTCTAAAGATGGGAAATTTCTCGCGTCTGCCTCACGTGATAAAACCGCTCGTCTTTACAAGATACGCTCGGAGGTGGGAGAATTTGTCCCTGGAGCGGACGTTAAGCAGCTCTCCGGCCATACCGCTGCGGTGAATGTGGTTAAGTTTTCATTGGACGGTGCCATAGCTTTGACAGGCTCAGACGACAGAACGATTCGTGCTTGGAGAAAGGAAAACGATTGGGCTTGCGTGTGTACATTGACCGACTTTTACGGACCCGTAaaaagaattatattttcgcCGGTGAAGGACCCTGTGTTTGTAACTCTGGCTGGCTACAGAGCTACCCTTTGGACCATGCATGGCAATAACTTTACGCCCAACTGCAGCGTTGATGTGAGAGGCAGTGACAAACAAATTAAG GATATTACTTTCATCCCGGATGGGAGGTACGTTGTAGGAGTGGCTGTGGACGGAACTGTCAACATATGGGACTCTGCTGTGGAAGAGAAAGGAGCTTGTACAACCTGGAAATGTTTATCACACAATCTAAGTCAAGTGGGAACGAAGGAAGGTGGCCG GGCAAACAAACACGAGGGGGCAATCGAGCAGACTTGCTGTATATTCGCACGAAGGCATTTTATTTCAGCTGATTCCAGTGGTCTCACGCATATTTGGGAGATCGTATAA
- the LOC140952350 gene encoding uncharacterized protein isoform X2, translating to MSTRKSSSPEFEMRLLHRLEGHGGAVRYCTVDPGGKILATCSTDGKINLWSIATGENIRTLKDGHSAEVTACSFCSFGSILASSSRDKKVILWNYQTGKRASRLELHSDAVLFCAFSKDGKFLASASRDKTARLYKIRSEVGEFVPGADVKQLSGHTAAVNVVKFSLDGAIALTGSDDRTIRAWRKENDWACVCTLTDFYGPVKRIIFSPVKDPVFVTLAGYRATLWTMHGNNFTPNCSVDVRGSDKQIKDITFIPDGRYVVGVAVDGTVNIWDSAVEEKGACTTWKCLSHNLSQVGTKEGGRANKHEGAIEQTCCIFARRHFISADSSGLTHIWEIV from the exons ATGTCTACCAGGAAAAGCAGTTCTCCTGAGTTTGAAATGCGATTGCTTCATCGCCTCGAAGGACACGGCGGAGCAGTCAGGTATTGTACAGTTGATCCAGGAGGGAAAATTCTTGCTACATGTTCAACCGACGGAAAAATCAATCTTTGGTCGATAGCGACAGGAGAAAATATAAGAACTCTGAAAGACGGGCATTCTGCTGAAGTGACAGCTTGTTCCTTCTGTTCGTTCGGATCGATTTTAGCATCATCTTCCCGCGATAAGAAAGTCATCTTGTGGAACTACCAAACTGGAAAACGAGCTTCTCGTTTAG AGCTCCATTCCGATGCCGTCCTTTTCTGCGCTTTCTCTAAAGATGGGAAATTTCTCGCGTCTGCCTCACGTGATAAAACCGCTCGTCTTTACAAGATACGCTCGGAGGTGGGAGAATTTGTCCCTGGAGCGGACGTTAAGCAGCTCTCCGGCCATACCGCTGCGGTGAATGTGGTTAAGTTTTCATTGGACGGTGCCATAGCTTTGACAGGCTCAGACGACAGAACGATTCGTGCTTGGAGAAAGGAAAACGATTGGGCTTGCGTGTGTACATTGACCGACTTTTACGGACCCGTAaaaagaattatattttcgcCGGTGAAGGACCCTGTGTTTGTAACTCTGGCTGGCTACAGAGCTACCCTTTGGACCATGCATGGCAATAACTTTACGCCCAACTGCAGCGTTGATGTGAGAGGCAGTGACAAACAAATTAAG GATATTACTTTCATCCCGGATGGGAGGTACGTTGTAGGAGTGGCTGTGGACGGAACTGTCAACATATGGGACTCTGCTGTGGAAGAGAAAGGAGCTTGTACAACCTGGAAATGTTTATCACACAATCTAAGTCAAGTGGGAACGAAGGAAGGTGGCCG GGCAAACAAACACGAGGGGGCAATCGAGCAGACTTGCTGTATATTCGCACGAAGGCATTTTATTTCAGCTGATTCCAGTGGTCTCACGCATATTTGGGAGATCGTATAA